The Mastacembelus armatus chromosome 13, fMasArm1.2, whole genome shotgun sequence DNA segment CTCAGGACTTAATGAATACTTCTTAATAGCCTTCCACAGTCGACAAGTTATCAGCATGTAGATAAGCGAGCTGACAATAAACAGGACAAAGCCTTCCTTGTGTACAACTAAGGagcaaaaatatacacatatggAGCATAGGTATgacttgaaatattttctgtaaaagTTACTATGTACGTGAAAATATGCAATACTCACAGTATGTCTCGCTGGATGACACATACGTAAGGAGCAAGAGGCCGAggttttcagaaacagaaaaggccAGGTTCAAGCAGCTGAGTGAATTCTCAGGAACCTTTGAGGAAAATCTTGTCTTGTAAAATCTGAAGTAGGTAATCGCTACCAAGAGCCTTGGTGCTGAGTGCAGTCCAATGCAAAACCGCCATATGTGGCACTCTGGACTTAGGCTTATTGAGGCACTGATAGATGGCAGGTAGTTAGGAACCTGAAAACATACAGCAATAATTTTCTTATGGCTCCAAATGATCATATAGCATCAAAGTTAAAATTTAAtccagaaagagagaaaggagacaaaagCACAATAGTCACAAAAGTCACAAGTATCTACACTTAGATGCCATATTTACAGCATGATACTGAAAATGTCTACTGTTATAAAAACCTGACAGTTAACTGAAGCATCAACAGTCATTTATGTTATTAGTAATTACTTGTAATAAATCACATTCAATTAATTTGTAACAGTAACACATTGTAAAGTAATGTCTAAGAAATGTTACTTCTTGTTGCTTGGTTGTGGCATTTCTTTGATCAGAACATGCACAGGCAGCACAGTCTAGTGTTTAACACTAATTGAAGTGAACTCATTGAAACGAGTATTGCTTGAACATCTTAACACAGGGGTGAAAAACACAGGGAGTTTACCTGGCAATGTGTACCAGTAGAGTCCTCATAATGAAACACAGAGGATATGAAGACAGAAGTGATTAGCCCAAGCAGTGGTAGGGACACAGTTCCCAGAACAAAGGTGGTGAATGATATTCTGATGACCAAGGGCCTCTCATGCCCTAAGACATTTGAGCCTTGTAGCATCATAGACTGGGTCTGCAACAGTTAAAAATAGTGTCTCCTGGCCATTATGCTTTAGACCATTAGATGCTTATGATGTAAACATGCACAGGCTGCAGTCAGATTGTCAATATTTTGGATGCCTTACATGTCTTGGCATCATTTtgacacaaatgcacatatttACTGAACACTTAAAAAAGAACCTACCTCCACACTGTTCTTGACAAATAATTGCTACACGCAACTGGCTTGTCAGCAGCAACGCTACACATTTCTTTCATCAGGCTGCATGCTGGACCTGCATGTTCCAGATGCCGTCAACAGGGCTCCCTTATAAAAGAGTCGATGATCATCCGGCCATCCTACATCCCTGCGACATTTTTGCATCCCCAGTTGTTGAGTTAACATATAATAAGACGCAGGCCTGAGGATGCAGCGTCCTCCTTGTGCGACAGATCGCAGGAGGAAAATGCAGGAGGCGGAGAAGACCAGCACCCGGAAGAGAAAG contains these protein-coding regions:
- the LOC113125049 gene encoding post-GPI attachment to proteins factor 2-like; this translates as MLQGSNVLGHERPLVIRISFTTFVLGTVSLPLLGLITSVFISSVFHYEDSTGTHCQVPNYLPSISASISLSPECHIWRFCIGLHSAPRLLVAITYFRFYKTRFSSKVPENSLSCLNLAFSVSENLGLLLLTYVSSSETYFVHKEGFVLFIVSSLIYMLITCRLWKAIKKYSLSPEDARSHHWKVRILFLNVSCCVFAGFFYWKHNMYCESGSYTLFALFEYLVVFTNMAFHLTAVWDFKSREVMVISSSEDKDF